A part of Gemmatimonas groenlandica genomic DNA contains:
- a CDS encoding helix-turn-helix domain-containing protein, whose protein sequence is MISFGRNSILLSIGTAHALVLAGLLLRAPVNRTANRLLAALLTIVAFRVLPYIIGFAGFYDTWPWLSFMPYEWSLAIGAVIWLYIHVICTGALPTRWAWHFVPAALQGAYYSTIFVQPLAFKNHWNTVAHVPYIVPIETTWSFVALVIYVALAWRTHARYQHWLDTALSNREEFRLDWPRRFLIACSVTVALWVAHSLYEAAVGGLTYFDRLPLYLWFSVLVYGLGLGGLRSARLAYPRPDAVAEPELPVVLAPATEAATEAATEAVAVLPKTERPADWRDMGERFDAEVRAGCWWRDPELTAPRLARLLATNTTYLSRALNDGLGVNFNEFINRIRVDAVQAELRTASADRDILTIALDAGFNSKASFNRVFKRVASVTPTEFKRLADAVTSQTP, encoded by the coding sequence ATGATCTCCTTCGGCCGCAACAGCATCCTCCTCAGCATCGGCACGGCGCACGCGCTCGTGCTTGCGGGCCTGTTGTTGCGCGCACCGGTGAACCGCACGGCGAATCGGCTGCTCGCCGCGCTGCTCACGATTGTCGCGTTTCGGGTGCTGCCGTACATCATCGGCTTCGCGGGCTTCTACGACACGTGGCCATGGCTCTCGTTCATGCCGTACGAGTGGTCGCTGGCGATCGGCGCGGTGATCTGGTTGTACATCCACGTGATCTGCACCGGCGCACTTCCGACCCGGTGGGCGTGGCACTTCGTGCCCGCGGCCCTGCAGGGGGCGTACTACAGCACGATCTTCGTGCAACCGCTGGCATTCAAGAACCACTGGAATACGGTCGCGCATGTGCCGTACATCGTGCCGATCGAAACGACGTGGTCCTTCGTGGCGCTCGTCATCTACGTGGCCCTCGCCTGGCGTACGCACGCGCGCTATCAGCACTGGCTCGATACGGCCCTCTCCAACCGCGAGGAGTTCCGGCTCGACTGGCCCCGACGCTTCCTGATCGCCTGTAGCGTGACCGTCGCGCTCTGGGTGGCGCACAGTCTGTACGAAGCCGCCGTCGGCGGTCTCACCTACTTCGACCGCCTGCCGCTCTACCTTTGGTTCTCGGTCCTGGTGTACGGCCTCGGACTCGGCGGTCTCCGCAGCGCCCGTCTCGCGTATCCGCGGCCGGACGCAGTGGCCGAGCCAGAGCTGCCGGTGGTGCTCGCGCCGGCGACCGAGGCGGCCACCGAGGCGGCTACCGAGGCGGTGGCCGTCCTGCCGAAGACCGAACGGCCGGCCGATTGGCGCGACATGGGTGAGCGCTTCGACGCCGAGGTACGCGCCGGTTGCTGGTGGCGAGACCCGGAACTCACGGCCCCGAGGCTCGCCCGTCTGCTGGCCACGAACACCACCTATCTCTCCCGCGCCCTCAATGATGGGCTCGGCGTCAACTTCAACGAGTTCATCAATCGGATCCGAGTCGACGCGGTGCAAGCCGAATTGCGCACCGCGAGCGCCGATCGCGACATCCTCACGATCGCGCTGGACGCTGGCTTCAACTCCAAGGCGTCGTTCAACCGCGTCTTCAAACGCGTCGCATCGGTCACTCCGACCGAATTCAAGCGCTTGGCCGATGCCGTGACGTCTCAAACTCCATAA
- a CDS encoding S41 family peptidase: MSFVSFRSALSRSLALAAVAATVAVSPAPAQSAPRAAQLDTQAYVPRTLATADLVADLALLRRALSEVHAGWDRYTPRKVIDSAFARLERRAAQPMTDMDFYHDVALLLAQLRCDHTKAELPRSIYQYRTTQPTFLPVRVRMLGDRIFVVTGSGLERGTEIRAINGIASKDVVARLSRYVAVDGFTDFARTARLESDGDLMGNDLDHYWPFEFGFARSWTLTLVNAAGATSTITRAPITYAAWQALGDAQPADFRTGTAWRALDDSTALLTVRSFVNYRTPVAVDSLYASVFNAIRARGVTQLVVDLRDNGGGSDDAAWGLVRHLISAPLVPLKAVRRRTINVAPELRTAFETWSDPSALFAPDALAFTRRDDGWYAERFATPTLDPAPGAFSGRISVLTSRRNSSATTMLLAVLQQAGARSGRLRLVGEETGGSAEGPTAGQILFLRLPASGVRVRIPLKRTDVNVPFVAGMGVFPDIDATETIDDLRANRDRALLMAQSTPWAGDAGALLARTTGLMRGSLVYRDYGTGRMVTLPTVQHVAPIGGSDAFRVRTVYDDGPGKTIYSTDVVRVDGDRVIEGAPGGVQDTLTIASRRETAEGLELVLLGRGMDNNKPVEFRYTWTLGTATVRKLKEFRVPGATTWEYRHVYAFSR, encoded by the coding sequence ATGTCGTTCGTGTCCTTCAGGTCAGCGCTGTCCCGCTCGCTTGCCCTCGCCGCCGTCGCCGCGACCGTCGCCGTTTCTCCCGCGCCGGCGCAGTCCGCGCCGAGAGCAGCCCAGCTCGACACCCAGGCCTACGTGCCGCGCACGCTCGCGACGGCCGACCTGGTCGCCGACCTCGCGCTGTTGCGTCGCGCCCTGAGCGAGGTGCATGCCGGCTGGGATCGGTACACGCCGCGAAAGGTCATCGATTCCGCGTTCGCACGTCTGGAACGCCGCGCTGCGCAGCCCATGACCGACATGGACTTTTACCATGACGTCGCGCTGTTGCTCGCGCAGCTCCGTTGCGATCACACCAAGGCCGAGCTGCCGCGGTCGATTTATCAGTATCGCACGACCCAGCCCACGTTTCTGCCGGTACGCGTGCGGATGCTTGGCGACCGGATCTTCGTGGTGACCGGGTCCGGACTGGAGCGCGGTACCGAGATCCGCGCCATCAACGGCATTGCGTCCAAGGACGTGGTCGCGCGCCTCTCCCGCTACGTGGCCGTTGACGGCTTCACCGACTTCGCGCGCACCGCCCGCCTCGAGTCGGACGGGGACCTCATGGGCAACGACCTGGATCACTACTGGCCGTTCGAGTTCGGATTCGCCCGTTCATGGACTCTGACCCTCGTGAACGCAGCGGGTGCCACGAGCACGATCACCCGCGCCCCGATCACCTACGCGGCGTGGCAGGCGCTCGGCGACGCGCAGCCGGCCGATTTTCGCACGGGCACCGCGTGGCGCGCGCTCGATGATTCGACCGCGTTGCTCACGGTGCGCAGCTTTGTGAACTATCGCACGCCGGTCGCCGTCGATTCGCTCTATGCGAGCGTGTTCAATGCTATCCGTGCGCGCGGTGTGACACAGCTGGTGGTCGATCTGCGCGACAATGGTGGTGGCTCCGACGACGCGGCGTGGGGCCTCGTGCGTCATCTCATCTCGGCACCTCTGGTTCCGCTCAAGGCGGTCCGTCGGCGCACGATCAACGTGGCGCCGGAGTTGCGCACGGCGTTCGAGACGTGGAGCGATCCGTCGGCGCTCTTCGCGCCCGACGCATTGGCGTTCACCCGTCGCGACGACGGCTGGTACGCCGAGCGGTTCGCGACGCCGACGCTCGACCCGGCGCCGGGCGCGTTCTCCGGTCGCATTTCCGTGCTGACGAGCCGCCGCAACAGCTCGGCGACGACCATGTTGTTGGCCGTGCTGCAGCAGGCCGGCGCGCGTAGCGGCCGCCTTCGCCTGGTTGGTGAGGAGACGGGAGGAAGCGCCGAGGGGCCGACGGCGGGACAGATTCTGTTTCTGCGGTTGCCGGCGAGTGGTGTGCGCGTGCGCATTCCCCTCAAGCGGACCGACGTGAACGTGCCGTTCGTCGCCGGCATGGGCGTGTTCCCCGATATCGATGCGACGGAGACGATCGATGACCTGCGGGCCAATCGCGATCGCGCGCTGCTCATGGCCCAGTCGACGCCGTGGGCGGGCGACGCTGGTGCACTGCTCGCACGCACGACGGGACTGATGCGCGGCAGTCTTGTCTATCGCGACTACGGCACGGGGCGCATGGTGACACTGCCCACCGTGCAGCATGTGGCGCCGATCGGCGGCAGCGATGCGTTTCGCGTGCGCACGGTCTACGACGACGGCCCGGGCAAGACGATCTACTCGACTGACGTGGTGCGTGTCGACGGCGATCGGGTGATCGAGGGCGCGCCGGGCGGCGTACAGGATACGCTGACGATTGCGTCACGGCGCGAAACAGCCGAGGGTCTGGAATTGGTGCTGCTGGGCCGAGGCATGGACAACAACAAGCCGGTCGAGTTTCGATACACGTGGACCTTGGGAACGGCGACGGTGCGTAAGTTGAAGGAGTTCCGTGTGCCTGGCGCGACGACGTGGGAGTACCGGCATGTATACGCCTTTTCACGATGA
- a CDS encoding ankyrin repeat domain-containing protein, which translates to MSTREAWTFDAVLRGLLNGDCTALTPVFVTTHGDAHSSAIVRWVSAGAFASEPQALTEALTTACWLGELEVARYLLDLGVDPEAGTGTGMNALHWAANRGQLAVVELLLSRGVPLETLSRYGGTPLATAEWSARNEPRPDHRRIIAALLRAGADPRAIALPTGDDEIDAMLRVALGHA; encoded by the coding sequence ATGAGCACCCGAGAGGCATGGACGTTCGACGCGGTGCTCCGCGGCCTGCTGAACGGTGACTGCACGGCGCTGACGCCGGTCTTTGTCACGACGCATGGCGACGCGCACTCCAGTGCGATCGTGCGGTGGGTGAGCGCAGGGGCGTTCGCGTCCGAGCCGCAGGCGCTCACCGAAGCGCTCACCACGGCCTGCTGGCTGGGGGAGCTCGAAGTCGCACGCTACTTGCTCGACCTCGGCGTCGATCCCGAGGCCGGCACCGGCACGGGTATGAATGCGCTGCACTGGGCGGCGAATCGTGGACAGCTGGCGGTGGTGGAGCTGCTGCTTTCTCGGGGCGTGCCGTTGGAGACCCTGAGCCGGTACGGCGGCACCCCGCTCGCGACCGCGGAGTGGTCGGCGCGGAACGAACCACGTCCGGACCACCGGCGCATCATCGCCGCGTTGCTTCGCGCCGGCGCTGACCCGCGTGCGATCGCGCTGCCGACCGGTGACGACGAGATCGATGCGATGCTGCGAGTCGCCCTCGGCCACGCCTGA
- a CDS encoding GMC family oxidoreductase translates to MYSRRSKVAPQYDVIVVGSGAGGGMAAYQLSVQGLKVLLLEAGRDYDPVTETPMFQTPKDAPLRGSGNADKPFGFYDATVDGGWRVPGEPFTTAPGSQFSWWRSRMLGGRTNHWGRISLRMGPYDFKPKSRDGLGADWPMTYDTMAPYYDKTELLIGVYGGDDDLENTPRSSPGVLQPPPAARSYELLAKQACDPLKIPVIPAHRAVLTQRQDSARLPAKLHPGNALAQRVLRQSMNERMACFYATDCGRGCSIKANFQSTTVLLPPAMATGNVTLITDAMVREVTIDAQGKASGVHYIDKLTRVDHHVTAKVVVLAASACETSRIMLNSKSTMFPNGIANSSGVVGKYLMDTVGAGLSAQIPRLEGLPPVNEDGTAGIHMYMPWWKYGDQKAGKMSFARGYHIEFGGGRGMPGPGIFGGLESFTQGAYGKKFKEEARRYYGSFMYFDGRGEMIPNEDSYCEIDPVAVDQWGIPVLRFHWKWSEHEIQQAAHMHKTFAEIIDKMGGTVQGTVQTDGNKAIAAGGSIIHEVGTVRMGSDPKTSVLNEFGQSWDVKNLYVTDGATFVSNADKNPTLSILALAWRSCDHIVEELKRGNL, encoded by the coding sequence GTGTACTCCCGTCGTTCCAAAGTTGCGCCGCAGTACGATGTCATCGTCGTTGGCTCCGGCGCCGGCGGTGGAATGGCCGCCTATCAGCTGTCGGTGCAGGGGCTCAAGGTGCTGCTCCTCGAAGCGGGGCGTGATTACGACCCGGTTACCGAAACGCCTATGTTCCAGACGCCCAAAGACGCGCCGCTGCGCGGCAGTGGCAATGCGGACAAGCCGTTCGGTTTCTACGATGCCACGGTCGATGGCGGCTGGCGCGTACCGGGCGAGCCGTTCACGACGGCGCCGGGCAGCCAGTTCAGCTGGTGGCGCTCCCGCATGCTGGGAGGGCGCACCAACCACTGGGGCCGCATCTCGCTGCGCATGGGCCCGTACGACTTTAAGCCCAAGTCGCGCGACGGACTCGGTGCCGACTGGCCGATGACGTACGACACGATGGCGCCGTACTACGACAAGACGGAACTGCTCATCGGCGTGTACGGCGGTGACGATGATCTCGAGAACACTCCGCGATCCTCACCCGGTGTGTTGCAGCCGCCGCCAGCCGCGCGCTCGTACGAGCTGCTGGCCAAACAGGCGTGTGATCCGCTCAAAATTCCCGTGATCCCCGCGCACCGCGCCGTGCTCACACAGCGACAGGACTCGGCCCGCCTCCCGGCCAAGCTGCACCCCGGCAATGCGCTGGCCCAGCGCGTGCTGCGGCAGAGCATGAACGAGCGCATGGCCTGCTTCTACGCCACCGACTGCGGCCGCGGTTGCTCGATCAAGGCGAACTTCCAGAGCACCACGGTGTTGCTGCCGCCGGCGATGGCCACCGGCAACGTCACGTTGATTACCGACGCGATGGTGCGCGAAGTGACCATCGATGCGCAAGGCAAGGCGAGCGGCGTGCATTACATCGACAAGCTCACGCGCGTCGATCATCACGTCACGGCCAAGGTGGTGGTGCTGGCGGCGAGCGCGTGCGAAACGTCGCGCATCATGCTGAATTCCAAGAGCACGATGTTCCCGAACGGCATCGCCAACAGTAGTGGCGTGGTCGGCAAGTATCTCATGGATACCGTGGGCGCCGGACTCTCGGCGCAGATTCCTCGACTGGAAGGACTGCCGCCGGTGAATGAAGACGGTACCGCCGGCATCCACATGTACATGCCGTGGTGGAAGTACGGTGATCAGAAGGCCGGCAAGATGTCGTTTGCGCGCGGCTATCACATCGAATTCGGCGGCGGACGCGGCATGCCCGGGCCCGGCATCTTCGGTGGGCTCGAGAGTTTCACGCAGGGGGCGTACGGCAAGAAGTTCAAGGAAGAAGCCCGTCGCTACTACGGTTCGTTCATGTACTTCGACGGCCGTGGCGAGATGATCCCGAACGAGGACTCATACTGCGAGATCGATCCGGTGGCGGTGGACCAGTGGGGTATTCCGGTGCTGCGCTTCCACTGGAAGTGGTCGGAGCATGAGATCCAGCAGGCGGCGCATATGCACAAGACGTTCGCCGAGATCATCGACAAGATGGGCGGAACGGTGCAGGGCACGGTGCAGACCGATGGCAACAAGGCGATCGCGGCCGGTGGTTCGATCATCCACGAAGTGGGCACCGTGCGCATGGGCAGCGATCCGAAAACGTCGGTGCTCAACGAGTTCGGTCAGTCATGGGACGTGAAGAACCTGTACGTCACCGACGGCGCCACGTTCGTGTCGAACGCCGACAAGAACCCCACGTTGTCGATCCTCGCGCTCGCGTGGCGCAGCTGCGATCACATCGTGGAAGAACTGAAGCGGGGGAATCTCTGA
- a CDS encoding gluconate 2-dehydrogenase subunit 3 family protein yields MRDDVNEETNDTANDEPKPAGQGMTRRDTLKAMAAAAMVPMLPAPSSAAPVAPVPRAPLPMLDEASQAKRKGPRGTPSDPVLQVAKADWPMRLQLREMTTLGALCDMIIPADAKSPSASAVGAPAYINEWASRPGGDASLVRVRGGLAWLDREANTRFGKRFHLATTAQRTAICDDICYLPKAKPEHQFAAQFFDTIRDQTATAFYTTPQGWKDLGYIGNVAIPKFEGPNAEIRRKIGLE; encoded by the coding sequence ATGCGCGACGACGTGAACGAAGAGACGAACGACACCGCGAACGACGAGCCGAAGCCGGCCGGGCAGGGCATGACGCGCCGCGATACGCTGAAGGCGATGGCGGCGGCCGCGATGGTGCCGATGCTACCCGCGCCGTCGTCGGCGGCACCGGTCGCGCCGGTGCCGCGTGCACCGCTGCCGATGCTCGACGAAGCGAGCCAAGCCAAGCGCAAAGGCCCGCGCGGAACGCCGAGCGACCCGGTGCTGCAGGTGGCCAAGGCCGACTGGCCGATGCGCCTGCAGTTACGCGAGATGACCACGCTCGGCGCGCTGTGCGACATGATCATCCCCGCCGACGCCAAGAGCCCCTCGGCGTCGGCGGTCGGTGCGCCGGCGTACATCAACGAGTGGGCCAGTCGGCCCGGCGGTGATGCCTCGCTCGTGCGCGTGCGCGGCGGACTGGCCTGGCTCGATCGGGAAGCGAACACGCGTTTCGGCAAGCGCTTCCATCTGGCCACCACCGCGCAGCGCACCGCGATCTGCGACGACATCTGCTATCTGCCGAAGGCGAAGCCCGAGCACCAGTTTGCCGCGCAGTTCTTCGACACCATCCGCGATCAGACGGCGACCGCGTTCTACACCACGCCGCAGGGGTGGAAAGACCTCGGCTACATCGGCAACGTGGCGATCCCGAAATTCGAGGGGCCGAACGCGGAGATTCGTCGGAAGATCGGGCTGGAGTGA
- a CDS encoding ankyrin repeat domain-containing protein yields the protein MTTQQPLSPMQQMHDAMQRCDADAVRSLFAQHAEFRPMINAPAFPFDAPAIVANANNLAMLEVLLEFGADPNARSAWWAGPFHALHVATGAAAERLLAAGAIPDACAAAHLDDADLLASMIGADPACVHERGGDGQTPLHFARSRGVIDLLLRAGADIDARDVDHRATPAEWMLDRSRDAGRYALAQYLVERGAHADIFMTAALGLTDRAVALLQARPSLLSEQTARGAYAEMPPSSFHMYFWTIGSNRSPLEVAAQFGHDDTLTAMRSFATPVQLLRFACRRTDVEAARALVREHPHVVASLDARDHRAIADAAWDGDAPAVALMLELGFDPATPGHDSGTALHCAAWRGSAETVAVLLGTPAGLALIAQRDAHHQGTPLGWCRHGAEHGPRDGNFASVERLLLECGAEE from the coding sequence ATGACGACCCAGCAGCCATTGTCTCCCATGCAACAGATGCACGACGCGATGCAGCGATGCGACGCCGACGCCGTGCGATCACTCTTCGCTCAACACGCGGAGTTCCGTCCGATGATCAACGCGCCGGCATTTCCGTTCGACGCGCCGGCCATCGTCGCGAACGCCAACAACCTGGCGATGCTGGAGGTGCTGCTCGAGTTCGGGGCCGATCCCAACGCGCGCAGCGCGTGGTGGGCTGGCCCATTCCACGCGCTGCATGTGGCCACCGGTGCGGCCGCCGAACGACTGCTCGCGGCGGGTGCCATTCCCGACGCCTGCGCAGCGGCCCATCTCGACGATGCGGATCTGCTCGCCTCGATGATCGGCGCCGACCCAGCGTGCGTGCATGAGCGCGGAGGTGATGGACAAACGCCGCTGCACTTTGCGCGTTCGCGCGGCGTGATCGATCTGCTGCTGCGCGCGGGCGCTGACATCGATGCGCGCGACGTGGATCACCGCGCCACGCCGGCCGAATGGATGCTCGATCGCTCGCGCGATGCGGGACGTTACGCGCTGGCGCAGTATCTCGTGGAGCGCGGTGCCCACGCCGACATCTTCATGACAGCGGCGCTCGGGCTGACGGATCGCGCCGTCGCGTTGCTGCAAGCGCGTCCCTCGCTGTTGAGTGAGCAGACCGCTCGCGGCGCCTATGCCGAAATGCCACCGAGCAGCTTTCACATGTACTTCTGGACGATCGGAAGCAACCGCTCGCCGTTGGAGGTCGCCGCGCAGTTCGGGCACGACGACACACTCACCGCGATGCGATCGTTCGCCACGCCGGTGCAGCTGCTGCGCTTCGCCTGTCGCCGCACCGATGTCGAAGCAGCGCGAGCGCTGGTGCGCGAACACCCGCACGTGGTGGCGTCACTCGACGCGCGGGACCATCGGGCCATTGCCGATGCCGCCTGGGACGGCGACGCACCGGCGGTCGCACTCATGCTGGAGCTGGGCTTCGACCCGGCCACGCCGGGACACGATTCCGGCACCGCGTTGCATTGTGCGGCGTGGCGGGGGTCGGCGGAAACCGTGGCCGTCTTGCTCGGGACACCCGCAGGCCTCGCATTGATCGCGCAGCGGGATGCGCATCATCAGGGCACGCCATTGGGATGGTGCCGCCACGGGGCCGAGCACGGCCCGCGCGACGGCAACTTTGCGTCGGTGGAACGGTTGTTGTTGGAGTGCGGCGCGGAGGAGTGA